In Xiphophorus maculatus strain JP 163 A chromosome 15, X_maculatus-5.0-male, whole genome shotgun sequence, the following are encoded in one genomic region:
- the ylpm1 gene encoding YLP motif-containing protein 1 isoform X3, translated as MFPSWGNYGAPPPQSFGGPGPRKPPIGTGPAPGGFGGYEASSSGSLFSSLQEQHRQQMQQLQMLHQKQLQSVLHHGNSGTGFGGGHSGGFNAAPPWHSEGPGQVEGAESGQLYLVQEKTPVQTPRGPLPPNQGQQPQPPPQQQPAESKPIPPHPESQPPKSQENIGVPVASNTNPCSTNDNTSVPLQDQQNVWYKQHLQNLQKLRQEKAQQNQTAGNAFLTPQPPSQAMPPPLPSEPPKGTPPPPPPREEPPVPPPPPVEVKPDAPKDSEEAARLQQLQAAAAQWQQVQQQRVSLQYQALMQQHEKLQQILEQYQRLVQQPPNLQTMSAELQLRHYEMQHQQFIPLFQNWNSSFALWHEQFQSYPHKDQLQDYELQWKQWQEQMNATNAHLQERVTTITAMVPFASGQYGAMMGQLGQYPGQDTPLQQQVVNPGVQPTVVGAIATATGATAASATGATALGQQPPAFVAHSESSDGPHVQGSLPGGVGVIPPGPLTMQTSSFNSIREPRPSRFDQPPQGFDGPPMFDQSQQRFDGPPRFNPPRQRFEGPTFDQPRQHFDGPTRFDQPLQRFDGPSRFEQPRHRFDGPPRFDQQRPRFDGPQGFDQPRQRFDGPQRFDQPRQRFDGPQRFDQPRQRFDGPPRFDQPRHRFDNPPRHDQPNFGQQSRLDSLRPLCPPPRFESPSAPQLKQQQGPEPKLETDIQNPASSDSTTLPKTPAQPLSNKDETIPNKSTADDLTDDNLLGADGFFIQDDPIPQTLRSKKESEEAKNKSVTDDRNKDKPTTSAKDSASVSNPPPPPQNSQKDDGPMTDNKKSIKVTAEIQPELQSSDQLAPKPEPPNLPPGRGRGQPPLRGLGRGQLGPGQYREHNTAQTEEGVGEMPYDYVPSEGDTGIPEEQQDYWQDPSYQGFGEDESEMRPEDTWIPEEHYFEEEEYYEEPVGPYMGRGRPPMRGGPPMGRGRPPMGRGFPPMGRGVPPMGRGFPPMGRGVPPMGRGGPPMGRGGPPMGRGGPPIGRGGPPMGRGGPPMGRGGPPMGRGGPPMGRGGPPMVRGGPPFSRGGPPVGRGGAHMGIGGPAVARGDLDDMHWAEAESAECSEEGEPYWEEWRPQMRGMRPPFPPGRGRPPRGHPGFMPRGRGGPLHPIHGEMGHEAVGHEMELDDANVDQSMHPMYLEHDPYGHPGHPDVGRGRRRIPPPPHEIMDHLEEPLYEGTEEDSEWYPPRGPPMTPHEIIDRGGMRRRPMGRGIARGMWRPGPHREGYEEVYKEDQALDYDRGEDEYRQPPAPEFPPEDYRQEAKFREGEWDRDRPLPEREYPPRMPPPPHLREERWDPETERRRSYSYDENDRARGELRILDYRDEPPYRLDEPPHLRTSDWDRPSRRSPLPVRTYPDYGDLRPQYEERKEEPPPGGSATDLPGSSVEAATQGTSGANVLALSQRQHEIILKAAQELKQIRELQEGKTPSTEKLQPASSDLLPELPAGLLGLEIPADVRNVLKGMSAAVQSAAPESASWESKPAVDYQSSLSASAKPTVIPKTVDYGHGHELGATVERIAYGERIVLRPDPVPSDRLYDKEPLGLRDSYSRDPYYDRRPDPYLDRREYSREREMYRDMPPEYDRDRYERERYHSRERDESTHTLVEERSPLPPRAAYRDRDKERSGSRDPDDFYGRPVFDRPLYERSGPDRIGPDRIGPDRIGPERYSSPYLERRGYPEDRGPHPAAPLPPPPTPPPPRVEKKPEIKNIDDILKAPGRLSRPERIVIIMRGLPGSGKSHVAKLIRDKEVECGGAPPRVLVLDDYFMTEVEKVEKDPDTGKRVKNKVLEYEYEPEMEDTYRSSMLKTFKKTLDDGFFPFIILDTINDRVKHFEQFWSAAKTKGFEVYVAEITADTQTCAKRNVHGRKLKDITKMSNNWESSPRHMVRLDVRSLLQDAAIEEVEMEDFNPEDVPQETKREEEEESDLGYLPKSKWEMDTSEAKLDKLDGLVSGGKRKRDSEHLSGIEDYLQLPDDYATRTSAPGKKRVRWADLEEQKDADRKRAIGFVVGQTDWEKITDESGQFAQRALNRTKYF; from the exons atgtttccttcctGGGGGAATTACGGGGCTCCTCCGCCTCAGAGCTTCGGAGGACCTGGCCCTCGAAAGCCTCCGATCGGAACAGGTCCGGCTCCTGGTGGTTTCGGCGGCTACGAGGCCTCCTCTAGCGGCTCGTTGTTCTCCAGCCTTCAGGAGCAGCACCGACAGCAGATGCAGCAGCTCCAGATGTTGCACCAGAAACAGCTACAATCCGTGTTACACCACGGCAACAGCGGCACTGGGTTTGGAGGTGGACACTCGGGTGGGTTTAACGCGGCCCCGCCGTGGCATTCAGAAGGACCCGGCCAGGTAGAGGGCGCTGAAAGTGGTCAGTTGTACCTTGTGCAGGAAAAGACTCCGGTTCAGACACCCAGGGGACCGCTACCACCCAATCAGGGCCAGCAGCCGCAACCTCCACCGCAGCAGCAACCAGCGGAGTCCAAGCCGATTCCTCCACATCCAGAATCCCAGCCACCCAAGTCGCAGGAAAACATCGGTGTTCCAGTGGCCAGCAACACAAACCCGTGCAGCACGAATGATAACACATCCGTACCTTTACAG GATCAACAGAATGTGTGGTACAAACAACATCTTCAGAATTTACAGAAACTGAGGCAGGAGAAAGCCCAGCAAAATCAGACAGCAGGCAATGCCTTTCTAACTCCGCAACCACCCAGTCAGGCAATGCCTCCTCCCCTTCCCTCAGAACCACCAAAAGGCACACCCCCGCCACCGCCACCAAGAGAAGAACCACCTGTGCCACCCCCACCTCCTGTAGAAGTAAAG ccTGATGCTCCAAAAGACTCAGAGGAAGCTGCTCGTCTTCAGCAATTGCAGGCTGCAGCAGCACAATGGCAGCAGGTGCAACAGCAGAGAGTTAGCTTGCAATACCAAGCTCTCATGCAGCAACATGAAAAACTTCAGCAGATTCTTGAACAGTATCAACGACTAGTTCAGCAGCCTCCAAACCTGCAG ACGATGTCTGCGGAACTGCAGCTGAGGCACTATGAAATGCAACACCAGCAGTTCATACCTTTATTCCAAAACTGGAATAGTTCTTTTGCTTTGTGGCATGAACAGTTTCAATCTTATCCTCATAAAGACCAGTTGCAGGACTATGAGCTCCAATGGAAGCAGTGGCAAGAGCAGATGAATGCTACCAATGCTCATCTTCAAGAGAGGGTGACCACTATTACTGCTATGGTGCCATTTGCCTCAGGCCAGTATGGTGCTATGATGGGACAGCTTGGCCAGTACCCTGGACAAGATACGCCATTGCAGCAGCAAGTAGTGAACCCTGGTGTCCAACCCACTGTGGTTGGTGCTATTGCCACTGCTACAGGTGCCACAGCTGCAAGTGCTACAGGTGCTACAGCTCTAGGCCAACAACCTCCTGCCTTTGTGGCACATTCAGAATCATCTGACGGACCCCATGTACAAGGAAGTCTTCCTGGAGGGGTTGGAGTCATACCCCCTGGTCCTTTGACTATGCAAACATCAAGTTTCAACAGCATAAGAGAACCACG GCCCAGCAGATTTGACCAACCACCACAAGGTTTTGATGGGCCCCCTATGTTCGACCAATCACAGCAGCGTTTTGATGGTCCTCCAAGGTTCAACCCACCACGTCAACGATTTGAAGGCCCAACATTTGATCAACCACGGCAGCATTTTGATGGTCCGACAAGGTTTGATCAACCACTTCAGCGCTTTGACGGCCCATCAAGGTTCGAACAACCACGGCACCGTTTTGATGGCCCCCCAAGGTTCGACCAGCAACGCCCGCGCTTTGATGGTCCTCAAGGGTTTGACCAACCACGGCAACGCTTTGATGGTCCCCAAAGGTTTGACCAACCACGGCAACGCTTTGATGGTCCCCAAAGGTTTGACCAACCACGGCAGCGCTTTGATGGTCCTCCGAGGTTTGACCAGCCACGGCACCGCTTTGATAATCCACCCAGACATGACCAGCCTAATTTTGGACAGCAATCTAGATTGGATTCCTTAAGACCCCTTTGCCCTCCACCACGTTTTGAATCTCCTTCAGCCCCTCagttaaaacagcaacaagGTCCTGAACCTAAATTGGAGACTGACATTCAAAATCCTGCCAGTTCAGATTCAACAACCTTGCCAAAAACACCTGCTCAACCACTGTCTAACAAAGATGAAACTATACCAAATAAGTCAACAGCTGATGACTTGACAGATGATAATTTGCTTGGAGCAGATGGCTTTTTTATTCAAGATGACCCTATTCCCCAGACATTAAGAAGTAAGAAAGAGTCTGaggaagcaaaaaacaaaagtgtcacTGATGATAGGAATAAAGACAAACCTACTACATCGGCGAAAGACTCTGCTTCGGTATCAAatcctccaccacctccacaAAATTCCCAAAAGGACGATGGACCAATGacagacaacaaaaaatcaattaaagtGACTGCTGAAATCCAACCAGAACTACAAAGTTCAGACCAGTTAGCACCAAAACCAGAACCTCCAAATCTACCTCCTGGCAGGGGACGTGGCCAGCCTCCACTGCGTGGACTTGGGCGTGGACAATTGGGCCCTGGCCAGTACAGAGAACATAATACTGCACAAACTGAGGAGGGGGTGGGCGAAATGCCTTATGACTATGTACCATCGGAGGGAGATACAGGAATACCTGAAGAGCAACAAGACTACTGGCAAGATCCTTCATATCAGGGGTTTGGCGAGGATGAATCAGAGATGCGTCCTGAAGACACATGGATTCCAGAAGAACATTACTTTGAAGAGGAAGAGTATTATGAGGAGCCAGTGGGACCATATATGGGGCGAGGTAGACCCCCAATGAGAGGAGGGCCCCCAATGGGACGAGGAAGACCACCCATGGGCAGAGGATTTCCTCCCATGGGGAGAGGTGTACCACCCATGGGCAGAGGATTTCCTCCCATGGGCAGAGGAGTACCACCAATGGGCAGAGGGGGTCCGCCCATGGGTAGAGGAGGTCCACCCATGGGGAGAGGAGGTCCACCCATAGGGAGAGGAGGTCCGCCCATGGGAAGAGGAGGTCCGCCTATGGGTAGAGGAGGTCCGCCTATGGGTAGAGGAGGTCCACCAATGGGTAGAGGAGGCCCACCAATGGTGAGAGGTGGACCACCCTTTAGTAGAGGAGGCCCACCAGTAGGTAGAGGAGGGGCACACATGGGAATAGGGGGTCCAGCAGTTGCTAGAGGGGACCTAGATGATATGCACTGGGCAGAGGCTGAGTCAGCAGAGTGTTCTGAGGAAGGAGAACCCTACTGGGAAGAATGGCGGCCTCAAATGAGAGGCATGAGGCCCCCATTTCCACCTGGTCGGGGTCGTCCTCCACGTGGGCACCCTGGTTTCATGCCTCGAGGCCGAGGAGGTCCACTTCACCCTATTCACGGTGAAATGGGTCATGAGGCTGTAGGTCATGAAATGGAGTTGGATGACGCCAACGTGGATCAATCAATGCACCCAATGTACCTCGAGCACGACCCATATGGCCATCCAGGGCATCCTGATGTAGGAAGAGGCAGGCGACGCATTCCGCCTCCTCCCCATGAAATTATGGATCACTTAGAGGAGCCTTTGTATGAAGGAACGGAAGAAGATTCTGAATGGTATCCTCCACGAGGGCCTCCAATGACTCCACATGAAATAATTGACAGAGGAGGAATGAGAAGACGACCTATGGGTCGAGGAATTGCGAGGGGAATGTGGCGCCCAGGTCCACATCGTGAAGGATATGAAGAGGTATATAAGGAGGACCAAGCTTTGGATTATGATCGAGGTGAGGATGAGTATCGCCAGCCTCCAGCTCCAGAGTTTCCACCTGAGGACTATCGCCAAGAAGCCAAGTTCCGTGAGGGGGAGTGGGACAGAGATCGTCCTCTTCCTGAAAGAGAGTATCCTCCCCGCATGCCACCCCCACCGCACCTCAGAGAGGAACGCTGGGATCCAGAAACAGAGAGACGTCGCTCGTATTCTTATGATGAAAACGATAGGGCAAGGGGAGAGCTACGAATTCTTGACTATAGAGATGAGCCCCCATACAGACTGGATGAACCGCCACACCTACGGACTTCTGACTGGGATAGACCTTCTAGGCGTTCTCCATTACCAGTGAGGACATATCCCGATTATGGTGACCTTAGACCTCAGTATGAGGAGCGTAAAGAAGAGCCACCACCTGGTGGATCTGCAACAGACTTGCCTGGAAGCTCAGTTGAAGCAGCAACCCAAGGAACAAGTGGGGCAAATGTGCTTGCCCTTTCTCAAAGGCAGCATGAGATTATTCTGAAAGCTGCTCAAGAACTTAAGCAAATAAG ggagtTGCAAGAGGGAAAGACCCCTAGTACTGAAAAACTACAACCTGCATCCAGTGACCTTCTGCCAGAGCTACCTGCAGGTCTCCTTGGCTTGGAAATCCCAGCAGATGTTAGGAATGTTTTAAAG GGTATGAGTGCTGCTGTTCAGTCAGCTGCTCCTGAATCAGCGTCTTGGGAAAGCAAACCTGCTGTAGATTACCAGTCATCACTGTCTGCTTCAGCCAAACCGACAGTAATTCCTAAAACTGTCGATTATGGACATGGGCATG AGCTCGGGGCAACTGTAGAGCGGATTGCATATGGTGAGAGAATAGTATTAAGACCTGACCCAGTCCCATCAGATCGCCTCTATGATAAAG AACCACTTGGTCTCAGAGATTCCTACAGCCGAGATCCGTATTATGACCGGCGACCAGACCCCTATTTGGATCGCCGGGAGTACagcagagagagggagatgTACCGAGATATGCCTCCTGAATATGATAGAGACAGATATGAGAGGGAGCGTTATCACTCACGGGAAAGAGATGAAAG CACACATACCTTGGTTGAAGAAAG GTCTCCACTACCTCCTCGAGCGGCATACAGGGATAGAGATAAGGAGCGAAGTGGCAGTCGTGACCCAGACGACTTTTATGGAAGGCCTGTCTTTGACAGACCTCTGTATGAGCGCTCCGGACCTGACCGCATCGGGCCAGACCGCATCGGACCTGACCGCATTGGGCCCGAGCGTTACAGCTCGCCTTACT TGGAAAGAAGAGGTTATCCAGAGGACCGAGGACCACACCCTGCTGCTCCACTGCCTCCTCCACCAACACCTCCACCTCCACGAGTCGAGAAGaagcctgaaataaaaaatattgatgacATCCTCAAAGCACCTGGCAGATTATCTCGACCTGAGAGG ATTGTTATTATAATGAGGGGCCTCCCAGGAAGTGGAAAAAGCCACGTTGCAAAGCTTATACGG GACAAGGAAGTTGAATGTGGTGGCGCACCTCCAAGAGTTCTTGTTCTGGATGATTACTTCATGACAGAGGTGGAGAAAGTTGAGAAAGACCCAGACACCGGGAAGAGAGTCAAAAATAAG GTTCTTGAATATGAATATGAACCTGAGATGGAGGATACCTACAGGAGCAGCatgctgaaaacatttaagaaaactCTTGATGACGGTTTCTTCCCTTTTATTATTCTGGACACCATTAATGACCGAGTGAAACATTTTGAGCAATTCTGGAGCGCAGCCAAAACAAAAGGCTTCGAG GTGTATGTAGCTGAAATCACGGCTGACACTCAAACATGTGCAAAGAGGAATGTCCATGGGCGCAAGCTTAAGGATATAACAAAG ATGTCCAACAACTGGGAGTCATCTCCTCGTCATATGGTGCGCCTAGATGTGCGATCCTTGCTTCAAGATGCCGCCATTGAGgag GTTGAAATGGAGGACTTCAACCCTGAAGACGTTCCCCAAGAAACcaagagggaggaggaagaagagagcGATCTG GGATATCTTCCAAAAAGCAAATGGGAGATGGACACATCAGAGGCCAAACTTG